A single genomic interval of Eurosta solidaginis isolate ZX-2024a chromosome 3, ASM4086904v1, whole genome shotgun sequence harbors:
- the LOC137243422 gene encoding ATP-dependent RNA helicase DDX24, with the protein MSKILFCQPNANKHKNINYSIKMTAVKPKNGKQGAKTKSIGIALKNNSWEKVKIKGNIISDDGGGFEGLIGLEVLEDYDPKLVENAKEKRSRKEKRMDRKAHTKKRKLEQTDDEESDEADTANVAGEDKGIKKNKKERIAERKAILVQKRKEKRLQRKIKRKTTKGGQVDQDRTESQDDKEYPPNRFALLRPPPKDDGGVNCDNQINETPQLVKSSALSVDELEGWNGLGVPQTILRAIADKGFKSPTEIQAMTLPAAIMGKKDILGAAETGSGKTLAFGIPILTGIMELKAKNIRSGIRKAPKVKGQKLDDVKKQTLVENRELTPPPEELDFYPTLPTDDEASDLEEVDDKGPLYAVVLTPTRELAVQVRDHLVAAAKYTGINIAAIFGGLAVAKQERLLKRCPEVVVATPGRLWELYQQENPHLSKIEDISFLVIDETDRMVEKGHFEELRSLLKVLNANEDKKHSRQNFIFSATLTLVHDLPEHMQRRNVGKRPKFIKQTPGMKIQSLIEELGISQPKIVDITSSQQTAQTLTECRLICQIDQKDYYLYYFLQRHPGRTIVFCNSIDCVKRLATIFGLLECAPLPLHANMIQKQRLKNLEKFRDNVNGLLIATDVAARGLDIPNVEHVIHYQVPRTSENYVHRSGRTARANKNGITVMFMEPGEVKNYVKLYKTLDRTEDLPLFPVSEQYLRAVKERVNLAREVDKQELKLRRTQSEIGWMKKQAEEMDMIIDGFNDESGSDQEEDAFVIERRRNRLHLENARAQLKSLLVKPMFPKSFSFRYPTSTGKLLMPETNTDKPSAVNVMKAAIEDMKEARKQRNKKRK; encoded by the exons AtgtcaaaaattttgttttgtcaaCCAAATgctaataaacataaaaatataaactatTCGATTAAAATGACTGCAGTAAAACCTAAAAACGGAAAACAAGgtgcaaaaacaaaaagtatTGGAATAGCTCTAAAAAATAACTCTTGGGAGAAGGTTAAGATAAAGGGCAATATAATCTCGGATGACGGCGGCGGATTTGAGGGTCTTATAGGATTAGAAGTTTTGGAAGATTATGATCCGAAACTGGTAGAAAATGCGAAG GAGAAACGCAGTAGAAAAGAGAAGCGAATGGATCGAAAGGCACATACCAAAAAGCGCAAGTTGGAGCAAACAGATGATGAGGAATCGGATGAAGCGGATACAGCAAATGTGGCAGGTGAAGATAAAggcataaagaaaaataaaaaagaacgtATTGCAGAACGAAAAGCAATTTTAGTTCAGAAGCGCAAAGAGAAACGTTTACAAcgtaaaataaaaaggaaaacaaCCAAAGGTGGACAAGTAGATCAAGACCGAACTGAGTCACAAGATGATAAGGAATATCCACCAAATCGGTTTGCATTACTACGACCCCCACCAAAAGATGATGGCGGTGTAAACTGTGATAATCAAATTAATGAGACACCACAGCTTGTGAAGTCATCTGCACTAAGCGTTGATGAATTGGAG GGTTGGAATGGACTGGGAGTTCCGCAAACTATTTTGCGGGCAATTGCTGATAAGGGTTTCAAATCGCCGACTGAAATACAAGCTATGACCCTACCAGCTGCTATTATGGGAAAGAAAGATATACTTGGCGCAGCAGAAACTGGCAGCGGTAAAACTTTAGCGTTTGGTATACCAATTTTAACTGGCATTATGGAACTGAAAGCCAAAAATATACGTAGTGGTATACGCAAAGCACCCAAAGTGAAGGGCCAAAAACTGGATGATGTAAAAAAGCAAACCCTTGTAGAAAATCGCGAATTGACACCTCCACCAGAAGAGCTCGACTTTTATCCCACTTTGCCAACAGATGATGAAGCCAGTGATTTGGAAGAAGTTGACGATAAAGGCCCACTTTATGCGGTTGTGTTAACACCAACACGAGAGCTGGCGGTGCAAGTTAGAGACCACTTGGTAGCAGCAGCTAAATACACCG GCATTAATATAGCTGCTATTTTTGGAGGCTTGGCTGTTGCAAAGCAAGAACGTTTGCTTAAACGTTGTCCTGAAGTTGTGGTCGCTACACCCGGTCGTTTGTGGGAGTTGTATCAACAAGAAAATCCACATTTGAGTAAAATAGAGGACATAAGCTTCTTGGTAATAGATGAAACTGACCGCATGGTAGAAAAGGGACATTTTGAAGAATTACGCAGCCTTTTAAAAGTGTTAAACGCCAACGAAGATAAAAAGCATTCAcgtcaaaattttatattttcagcaACATTAACATTAGTCCATGATTTACCAGAGCATATGCAGC GACGCAATGTTGGAAAGCGACCGAAATTTATTAAACAAACGCCGGGCATGAAAATTCAGAGTCTGATCGAGGAGTTGGGTATTTCACAGCCTAAAATAGTGGATATAACAAGCAGTCAAC AAACGGCACAAACTCTTACTGAATGTCGCTTGATTTGTCAAATTGATCAAAAGGACTACTATCTCTATTATTTCCTACAACGTCATCCGGGCCGTACAATAGTTTTTTGCAATTCAATCGATTGTGTAAAACGTTTAGCCACAATATTTGGTTTATTAGAATGTGCGCCTCTACCGCTTCACGCAAATATGATACAAAAACAACgcttaaaaaatttggaaaagtttCGTGACAATGTTAATGGCCTCTTGATAGCTACTGATGTAGCAGCGCGCGGCCTTGACATACCAAACGTAGAGCATGTCATTCACTATCAA GTTCCACGTACTAGCGAAAATTATGTGCATCGTTCAGGACGTACAGCGCGTGCAAATAAAAATGGTATCACTGTAATGTTCATGGAACCAGGTGAAGTAAAGAATTATGTGAAACTCTACAAAACTTTAGACAGAA CGGAGGATCTACCGCTGTTTCCCGTTTCCGAGCAATATTTACGTGCTGTAAAAGAACGTGTTAATTTAGCTCGTGAAGTGGATAAACAAGAACTGAAATTACGCCGTACGCAAAGTGAAATTGGTTGGATGAAGAAGCAGGCCGAGGAAATGGATATGATCATAGATGGGTTTAACGACGAGTC TGGCAGCGATCAAGAGGAGGACGCATTTGTGATCGAACGAAGACGTAATCGGTTACATTTGGAGAACGCGCGTGCGCAGCTAAAGTCTTTGTTGGTCAAACCTATGTTTCCAAAAAGCTTCAGTTTCAG GTATCCAACCAGCACCGGAAAGTTGCTGATGCCAGAAACAAACACAGACAAACCAAGCGCTGTTAATGTTATGAAGGCGGCTATCGAAGACATGAAAGAAGCCAGGAAACAACGCAACAAGAAACGTAAATAA
- the LOC137243424 gene encoding sister chromatid cohesion protein DCC1 isoform X1: MTEIEMEVELDDDEEKPYVRTLEDVQSIIKHAKLDAKNLTQVTQALYYPSAAMESENLKLLELDTHMHQQIRLGQTLYFKGGHNEKVVLCTEEKTYDVKGAEISNSLLLVPDLKFAAATSTSPLKSPRTGQASLESSLNDDDDDVLVDRVLEQRKILKIFHEYFECREIRPRYRKIYELLQLTRYSGPENEEYIDRKLLFTYNQLLDTVQCSRKQFDEGLQHFRAIEFDGRMRMLDSEYEMRIVNCMLALLSENSWALDEVEYEETVSALDGIAPADIVKGLFNIYTIPTEGKEGKYTYKKELVARIIAQNILQPELKFRKDEFMNTWQEAMPEGMNCDENYLRGLGIIDKEGNTVCIRSLVEELLPTNIQERMRVLFKTKTRWTMAEMEPYIECFSTPSLSVSTLLAKHARSLTENGVRYFVSKH; the protein is encoded by the exons ATGACTGAGATAGAGATGGAAGTTGAACTGGACGATGATGAGGAGAAACC CTACGTTCGTACCCTAGAGGATGTGCAAAGTATTATCAAGCACGCCAAACTGGATGCAAAAAATCTCACACAAGTTACGCAAGCTCTCTATTATCCATCCGCAGCTATGGAAAGtgaaaatttgaaacttctagagTTAGACACACACATGCATCAACAAATTCGACTGGGCCAAACACTCTACTTTAAAGGCGGCCATAATGAAAAGGTTGTGCTCTGCACCGAGGAGAAAACATACGATGTAAAAGGCGCTGAGATTTCCAATAGTTTGCTTTTGGTGCCAGACTTGAAATTCGCTGCTGCCACTAGCACATCTCCATTAAAAAGTCCACGCACTGGCCAGGCATCACTCGAATCAAGccttaatgatgatgatgatgatgttttGGTCGACCGTGTGCTGGAGCaacgtaaaattttgaaaatctttcaCGAGTATTTCGAATGTCGTGAAATACGTCCGCGTTACCGCAAAATATATGAACTATTGCAGTTGACACGTTACTCGGGCCCAGAAAATGAGGAGTATATAGACCGCAAACTGTTATTCACATACAACCAACTCTTGGATACAGTGCAATGTAGTCGTAAACAATTCGATGAAGGTTTGCAGCATTTTCGTGCTATTGAATTTGATGGACGCATGCGTATGCTAGATAGTGAATATGAAATGCGCATTGTGAATTGTATGCTTGCGTTATTAAGTGAAAATTCATGGGCTTTAGATGAAGTAGAGTATGAAGAGACTGTGTCCGCATTGGACGGAATTGCACCAGCGGACATTGTAAAAGGTCTCTTTAATATTTACACAATACCAACTGAGGGCAAAGAGGGCAAGTACACTTATAAAAAAGAATTAGTTGCGCGTATTATAGCGCAAAATATTTTGCAACCGGAGCTGAAGTTTCGCAAAGATGAATTTATGAACACTTGGCAAGAAGCAATGCCAGAGGGTATGAACTGTGAT gAAAACTATTTGCGTGGATTGGGCATTATAGATAAAGAAGGAAATACAGTTTGTATACGCTCATTAGTTGAAGAGCTTTTGCCTACAAATATACAGGAACGTATGCGTGTATTATTTAAGACAAAGACGCGCTGGACTATGGCAGAAATGGAGCCTTATATAGA ATGCTTCAGTACGCCTTCACTTTCTGTATCGACTTTGCTGGCGAAGCATGCGCGCTCGCTTACGGAGAACGGTGTACGGTATTTCGTTTCGAAACACTGA
- the LOC137243424 gene encoding sister chromatid cohesion protein DCC1 isoform X2, whose translation MTEIEMEVELDDDEEKPYVRTLEDVQSIIKHAKLDAKNLTQVTQALYYPSAAMESENLKLLELDTHMHQQIRLGQTLYFKGGHNEKVVLCTEEKTYDVKGAEISNSLLLVPDLKFAAATSTSPLKSPRTGQASLESSLNDDDDDVLVDRVLEQRKILKIFHEYFECREIRPRYRKIYELLQLTRYSGPENEEYIDRKLLFTYNQLLDTVQCSRKQFDEGLQHFRAIEFDGRMRMLDSEYEMRIVNCMLALLSENSWALDEVEYEETVSALDGIAPADIVKGLFNIYTIPTEGKEGKYTYKKELVARIIAQNILQPELKFRKDEFMNTWQEAMPEGMNCDENYLRGLGIIDKEGNTVCIRSLVEELLPTNIQERMRVLFKTKTRWTMAEMEPYIDSLTA comes from the exons ATGACTGAGATAGAGATGGAAGTTGAACTGGACGATGATGAGGAGAAACC CTACGTTCGTACCCTAGAGGATGTGCAAAGTATTATCAAGCACGCCAAACTGGATGCAAAAAATCTCACACAAGTTACGCAAGCTCTCTATTATCCATCCGCAGCTATGGAAAGtgaaaatttgaaacttctagagTTAGACACACACATGCATCAACAAATTCGACTGGGCCAAACACTCTACTTTAAAGGCGGCCATAATGAAAAGGTTGTGCTCTGCACCGAGGAGAAAACATACGATGTAAAAGGCGCTGAGATTTCCAATAGTTTGCTTTTGGTGCCAGACTTGAAATTCGCTGCTGCCACTAGCACATCTCCATTAAAAAGTCCACGCACTGGCCAGGCATCACTCGAATCAAGccttaatgatgatgatgatgatgttttGGTCGACCGTGTGCTGGAGCaacgtaaaattttgaaaatctttcaCGAGTATTTCGAATGTCGTGAAATACGTCCGCGTTACCGCAAAATATATGAACTATTGCAGTTGACACGTTACTCGGGCCCAGAAAATGAGGAGTATATAGACCGCAAACTGTTATTCACATACAACCAACTCTTGGATACAGTGCAATGTAGTCGTAAACAATTCGATGAAGGTTTGCAGCATTTTCGTGCTATTGAATTTGATGGACGCATGCGTATGCTAGATAGTGAATATGAAATGCGCATTGTGAATTGTATGCTTGCGTTATTAAGTGAAAATTCATGGGCTTTAGATGAAGTAGAGTATGAAGAGACTGTGTCCGCATTGGACGGAATTGCACCAGCGGACATTGTAAAAGGTCTCTTTAATATTTACACAATACCAACTGAGGGCAAAGAGGGCAAGTACACTTATAAAAAAGAATTAGTTGCGCGTATTATAGCGCAAAATATTTTGCAACCGGAGCTGAAGTTTCGCAAAGATGAATTTATGAACACTTGGCAAGAAGCAATGCCAGAGGGTATGAACTGTGAT gAAAACTATTTGCGTGGATTGGGCATTATAGATAAAGAAGGAAATACAGTTTGTATACGCTCATTAGTTGAAGAGCTTTTGCCTACAAATATACAGGAACGTATGCGTGTATTATTTAAGACAAAGACGCGCTGGACTATGGCAGAAATGGAGCCTTATATAGA
- the LOC137243424 gene encoding sister chromatid cohesion protein DCC1 isoform X3: MTEIEMEVELDDDEEKPYVRTLEDVQSIIKHAKLDAKNLTQVTQALYYPSAAMESENLKLLELDTHMHQQIRLGQTLYFKGGHNEKVVLCTEEKTYDVKGAEISNSLLLVPDLKFAAATSTSPLKSPRTGQASLESSLNDDDDDVLVDRVLEQRKILKIFHEYFECREIRPRYRKIYELLQLTRYSGPENEEYIDRKLLFTYNQLLDTVQCSRKQFDEGLQHFRAIEFDGRMRMLDSEYEMRIVNCMLALLSENSWALDEVEYEETVSALDGIAPADIVKGLFNIYTIPTEGKEGKYTYKKELVARIIAQNILQPELKFRKDEFMNTWQEAMPEGMNCDENYLRGLGIIDKEGNTVCIRSLVEELLPTNIQERMRVLFKTKTRWTMAEMEPYIELC, encoded by the exons ATGACTGAGATAGAGATGGAAGTTGAACTGGACGATGATGAGGAGAAACC CTACGTTCGTACCCTAGAGGATGTGCAAAGTATTATCAAGCACGCCAAACTGGATGCAAAAAATCTCACACAAGTTACGCAAGCTCTCTATTATCCATCCGCAGCTATGGAAAGtgaaaatttgaaacttctagagTTAGACACACACATGCATCAACAAATTCGACTGGGCCAAACACTCTACTTTAAAGGCGGCCATAATGAAAAGGTTGTGCTCTGCACCGAGGAGAAAACATACGATGTAAAAGGCGCTGAGATTTCCAATAGTTTGCTTTTGGTGCCAGACTTGAAATTCGCTGCTGCCACTAGCACATCTCCATTAAAAAGTCCACGCACTGGCCAGGCATCACTCGAATCAAGccttaatgatgatgatgatgatgttttGGTCGACCGTGTGCTGGAGCaacgtaaaattttgaaaatctttcaCGAGTATTTCGAATGTCGTGAAATACGTCCGCGTTACCGCAAAATATATGAACTATTGCAGTTGACACGTTACTCGGGCCCAGAAAATGAGGAGTATATAGACCGCAAACTGTTATTCACATACAACCAACTCTTGGATACAGTGCAATGTAGTCGTAAACAATTCGATGAAGGTTTGCAGCATTTTCGTGCTATTGAATTTGATGGACGCATGCGTATGCTAGATAGTGAATATGAAATGCGCATTGTGAATTGTATGCTTGCGTTATTAAGTGAAAATTCATGGGCTTTAGATGAAGTAGAGTATGAAGAGACTGTGTCCGCATTGGACGGAATTGCACCAGCGGACATTGTAAAAGGTCTCTTTAATATTTACACAATACCAACTGAGGGCAAAGAGGGCAAGTACACTTATAAAAAAGAATTAGTTGCGCGTATTATAGCGCAAAATATTTTGCAACCGGAGCTGAAGTTTCGCAAAGATGAATTTATGAACACTTGGCAAGAAGCAATGCCAGAGGGTATGAACTGTGAT gAAAACTATTTGCGTGGATTGGGCATTATAGATAAAGAAGGAAATACAGTTTGTATACGCTCATTAGTTGAAGAGCTTTTGCCTACAAATATACAGGAACGTATGCGTGTATTATTTAAGACAAAGACGCGCTGGACTATGGCAGAAATGGAGCCTTATATAGA
- the sced gene encoding uncharacterized protein sced, with protein sequence MENNEITMFMEVKLDIHNKRPDSLKFKKWSKCEVKIEGIKCLPSYLRLTITGCSSDDELNETEDQRSEGKRCICVSIIVPGVSISLAASRTKEFSYGLFWTQYRKQCYIYFALETDTSCRRHMRWIKKTIKNLELHRQLMLEQNRISRGPSMGVVGELTTDMDKENLQKQDDENLPKSPYSALGPLPNIPSCHDCNQSGVSQRISHISGIYEEIIEFVGGQPRLSRRVSRASIASGIYEEMQPTTNEFNAIDEESCDFFSTAALAISPPPPLPPLPPPRKRINTFDGQGTLGVIPRSNTNPESELAKKKKYKNVLDIIFGNGRGKRAESVSETQACSAEDIINSITPTKPSKDNEVITPIYANDTAVNKEMKPKCVQTALANSKRNSFSSPDLSKINYLDDDIALGYSLSTSGDLHLSNDSLNNICLTTSKDVGQTSNVLGKHAAVGLNVSEKIPNNFNFSAANCSSINLIGFNGAAIPSSNYRKNKILIDDLTGYCVMAPIKTKKVEDASVDKTPAEPISSGYSTRSDPSTSSSTADEPKITKTETKTIPAAVFKTTTTKEKNAEESAIYEQMLPLRAGNAESDNETNKSTSKLAENSVSTSSNVIDFTGNLYENLLAVKASQELEHQLPTSTLSTSTPTESPLTQPTVCNDKQMIDYEEDYYQTPRKSIVSVDDKIPSYYPNSCDTIKTRRHHTLASGSPQHSIYNTSPIGGLTNATVPNATEKCNIAPKSVGLRHLVTLKMRREHKDNLYISSPQNIIEQRQSGVNCATALDSKNAQKNSKTHKSIKAGALKIAEHVYAVKHLKEKNTNTDNNLNNNNETDVTNFTADMRARLQTELLHFAILQKIDFKFDDANSAAASQQISFEGLKTPSPTGQRQQQTTEKQDHIYENLMLQQNSDSSSMVPAVAATSEASPKMGMHQSCMAGVRIEVDVANSDTAVQVTDSCSPVELGSGLSNVKKFASLPRFKKIDFSPLRLRINNVLQRGQQQD encoded by the exons ATGGAAAACAACGAAATTACTATGTTTATGGAAGTCAAACTTGACATACACAATAAACGCCCAGATTCCCTCAAATTCAAGAAGTGGTCCAAGTGTGAGGTTAAAATTGAGGGCATCAAATGCCTTCCCAGCTACCTGCGGCTCACAATCACTGGTTGTAGTAGTGATGATGAATTGAATGAGACTGAGGACCAACGTTCAGAAGGAAAACGATGTATATGTGTCTCCATTATAGTACCAGGGGTCAGTATTAGTTTAGCAGCATCGCGCACAAAAGAGTTTAGTTATGGTCTTTTCTGGACACAATATCGCAAACaatgttatatatattttgcaCTTGAGACGGATACAAGTTGCAGAAGGCACATGAGATGGATAAAGAAGACTATTAAAAACTTGGAATTACATAGGCAATTGATGTTGGAACAAAATCGAATAAGTAGAGGGCCAAGTATGGGCGTGGTTGGCGAGTTGACCACAGACATGGACAAGGAAAACTTGCAAAAGCAAGATGATGAAAA TTTACCAAAATCACCATATTCTGCGCTGGGACCACTGCCGAATATACCCAGTTGCCATGATTGTAATCAGAGTGGTGTATCGCAACGGATATCACACATTTCGGGTATATATGAGGAAATCATCGAATTTGTTGGTGGGCAACCTCGTCTTTCACGGCGTGTATCGCGTGCTTCTATTGCATCTGGCATCTATGAAGAGATGCAGCCCACCACTAATGAGTTTAATGCCATTGACGAAGAATCTTGTGATTTTTTTAGTACGGCGGCATTAGCTATTTCACCACCACCACCACTTCCGCCTCTACCACCACCACGTAAACGTATAAACACGTTCGATGGTCAAGGTACATTAGGCGTAATTCCACGCTCCAATACAAATCCTGAGTCTGAATTAGCGAAAAAAAAGAAGTATAAAAATGTACTGGATATTATTTTCGGTAATGGGCGTGGCAAACGCGCCGAAAGTGTTAGTGAGACACAGGCTTGTAGTGCAGAGGATATAATTAATAGTATTACACCCACTAAACCTAGCAAGGACAATGAAGTCATAACACCAATTTATGCCAATGATACAGCAGTTAATAAAGAAATGAAGCCGAAATGTGTACAAACGGCCTTAGCAAATTCAAAGCGTAATAGCTTTTCCTCGCCAgatttatcaaaaataaactaTTTAGATGATGATATTGCATTGGGCTACTCATTGTCAACAAGCGGTGATCTGCATCTAAGCAATGATAGTTTGAACAATATTTGTTTAACAACATCAAAAGATGTCGGCCAAACTTCAAACGTGCTTGGAAAACATGCCGCTGTTGGGCTTAATGTTTCCGAAAAAATtccaaataattttaatttttctgctgCTAATTGTTCCAGCATAAACTTAATTGGTTTTAATGGTGCAGCCATACCTTCAAGTAATTACCGAAAGAATAAAATCTTAATAGATGATTTAACAGGCTATTGTGTTATGGCGCCAATTAAGACTAAGAAAGTGGAAGACGCTTCCGTTGATAAGACACCAGCCGAACCAATATCATCAGGTTACTCAACACGTTCTGATCCTTCAACAAGTTCTTCCACTGCTGATGAGCCAAAAATAACTAAAACAGAAACTAAAACAATCCCTGCGGCGGTTTttaaaacaacaacgacaaaagAAAAAAACGCAGAGGAAAGTGCGATATATGAGCAAATGTTACCTTTGCGCGCAGGAAATGCTGAATCAGATAATGAAACGAACAAGAGTACAAGTAAACTAGCCGAAAATTCGGTTTCTACATCTTCCAATGTCATTGATTTTACTGGAAATCTGTATGAGAATTTATTAGCTGTTAAAGCTTCACAAGAACTGGAACATCAACTGCCAACTTCGACTTTAAGTACAAGTACACCGACCGAATCGCCTCTTACCCAACCAACTGTTTGCAATGATAAGCAAATGATAGATTATGAAGAAGACTATTATCAAACACCACGAAAATCTATTGTAAGTGTAGATGATAAGATTCCTTCGTATTATCCAAATAGCTGTGATACAATAAAAACTCGACGTCATCATACATTGGCGTCAGGCAGTCCACAACATTCGATATATAATACTTCACCGATTGGCGGTTTAACCAATGCGACAGTACCAAATGCAACCGAG AAGTGCAATATCGCCCCAAAATCTGTTGGCTTACGCCACCTGGTCACGCTTAAAATGCGTCGTGAACACAAAGATAATCTTTACATATCATCGCCACAAAACATAATTGAGCAACGTCAAAGTGGTGTAAATTGCGCAACCGCATTGGACAGTAAAAACGCACAGAAAAATAGTAAAACCCATAAATCCATAAAAGCAGGTGCTTTAAAAATAGCCGAGCATGTTTATGCTGTTAAACATCTCAAAGAGAAGAACACCAATACGGACAATAATCTAAACAATAACAACGAAACAGATGTAACCAACTTTACCGCGGACATGCGTGCGCGTCTCCAAACGGAACTTCTACACTTTGCGATattacaaaaaatcgattttaaatTTGATGATGCCAATTCTGCTGCTGCAagtcaacagatttcatttgaagGCCTTAAAACTCCCTCACCAACAGGACAACGGCAACAGCAAACCACCGAAAAGCAGGATCACATCTATGAAAATCTAATGCTTCAGCAAAACAGTGACAGCAGTTCAATGGTACCGGCAGTAGCCGCCACCAGTGAGGCAAGTCCGAAAATGGGAATGCATCAAAGTTGTATGGCTGGTGTACGTATCGAAGTGGACGTTGCTAATAGTGACACTGCAGTTCAAGTAACTGATAGTTGTAGCCCTGTGGAGCTGGGTAGTGGTTTAAGTAATGTAAAGAAGTTTGCTTCGTTGCCGCGTTTCAAAAAAATAGATTTCTCGCCGCTGCGCTTAAGAATAAATAATGTGCTGCAACGCGGACAGCAACAAGATTAG